In Desulfarculaceae bacterium, the following are encoded in one genomic region:
- a CDS encoding TAXI family TRAP transporter solute-binding subunit translates to MKLRKSMCLLVLVGLVAMGLSIAPPALAKTRMMFATGPSTGGWYPTGARIAEVIMKGNPNLDVTVVEGGATGNLRDVNSNQAQIGYTFSSSFEQALRGMKPFRGKLTKVAGFLTLYKSHYQAFTKASSSIKSFAGLDGKSIAPGVRNWGGELLTRAVLAAYGLNYDKIKDDGGKVNFVGYSDMAMLMRDNHVAACMILSAAPSAMLMDLMATHEIRFLQIDKKHAEEIMAKNPGFTYDQIPANTYKQQDKPVDTLAVYTITMVNKDLPVETVYGMTKAVMENLDEVHKAHPVVRYLTKETALEGFDLKNVHPGVIKYFKEIGVIK, encoded by the coding sequence ATGAAGCTGCGAAAATCGATGTGTCTGTTGGTATTGGTGGGCCTGGTTGCGATGGGCCTGAGTATTGCCCCGCCCGCCCTCGCGAAAACCAGGATGATGTTCGCCACCGGGCCCTCCACCGGTGGCTGGTATCCCACCGGCGCCAGGATCGCCGAAGTGATCATGAAGGGAAACCCCAACCTGGACGTCACCGTGGTGGAAGGTGGCGCCACGGGCAACCTGCGTGATGTGAACAGCAACCAAGCCCAGATTGGCTATACCTTCTCAAGCAGCTTTGAGCAGGCCCTTCGAGGCATGAAGCCCTTCAGAGGCAAATTGACGAAAGTTGCCGGCTTCCTCACTCTGTACAAGAGCCATTATCAGGCTTTCACCAAAGCCTCCTCCTCGATTAAATCCTTCGCCGGCCTCGACGGTAAAAGCATCGCTCCCGGCGTCAGAAACTGGGGGGGCGAGTTGCTCACCAGAGCCGTGCTGGCCGCCTATGGCTTGAACTACGACAAAATCAAGGACGATGGCGGCAAGGTCAATTTCGTGGGCTATTCCGACATGGCCATGCTCATGCGCGACAACCACGTTGCCGCCTGCATGATTTTGAGCGCCGCGCCCTCGGCCATGCTCATGGACCTCATGGCCACCCACGAAATCCGCTTCCTGCAGATCGACAAGAAGCACGCCGAAGAGATCATGGCCAAGAATCCCGGCTTCACCTACGACCAGATTCCGGCCAATACCTACAAGCAGCAGGACAAACCGGTTGATACCCTGGCCGTGTACACCATCACCATGGTCAACAAGGACCTGCCGGTGGAAACGGTTTACGGCATGACCAAGGCGGTCATGGAAAACCTGGACGAGGTGCACAAGGCTCACCCGGTGGTGCGTTACCTGACCAAGGAAACCGCCTTGGAGGGCTTTGACCTTAAAAACGTGCACCCCGGAGTCATTAAATACTTTAAAGAAATCGGCGTGATCAAATAA
- a CDS encoding sigma 54-interacting transcriptional regulator, with protein sequence MPEGITVVNRDGKILYYNQAARKVTGMLEEDLIGRQIADIDPEAWKGTRQIINSGRALLNQKVLFGENTFIVSRSPVCQDGEVASVVSVFRDMSEYENMARELTAYKELSEQLDVIIESSHDGLWITDANGIVVKVNAASAKRLGLPAESLVGCDVQRLVDEGYFDRSATLEVLKNHSSITFTQNMRDGGQCLVTGNPVFNEKGELRLVVINDRDLTAIKKLQDELEESRAYTQHYRYELVRSQITRELDSQLVVRSAPMRRVLETAMRVARTESSVLIQGESGVGKGLVAKVIHEASARRKEPMVRVDCGAIPPSLIEAELFGYEGGAFTGALDAGKPGYFEIARGGTLFLDEVGELPLNVQAKLLRFLDDKEVVRVGSTKPLIVDVRVLAATHRNLQEMVAEGSFRKDLFFRLSVVPLSIPPLRERADDVPPLVTFFLRRLEKQNATPKTMAPAVLERLRHYSFPGNIRELANLVEQLVVLNPDPVIELHHLPEAIRDSEFIPTDSGPLEDNLNLAQAVKNVEMQLIKRALKVYGSQRRAAKHLGVSHATISRKISQFNMIVTER encoded by the coding sequence GTGCCCGAAGGCATAACGGTGGTTAACCGTGACGGCAAGATATTGTATTACAACCAGGCGGCACGGAAGGTCACGGGGATGCTGGAAGAGGATTTGATCGGCCGCCAAATTGCCGACATCGATCCCGAGGCCTGGAAAGGCACCCGCCAGATAATTAATTCCGGCCGGGCCCTTTTGAATCAAAAGGTGTTGTTTGGCGAGAACACCTTCATTGTCAGTAGATCGCCTGTTTGCCAAGACGGGGAGGTGGCAAGCGTTGTCAGTGTGTTCCGGGACATGTCGGAATATGAAAATATGGCCCGGGAACTGACTGCCTACAAAGAGCTCTCCGAACAGCTCGACGTGATCATCGAGTCCTCGCACGATGGCCTGTGGATCACCGATGCCAACGGCATAGTGGTCAAGGTCAACGCCGCCTCGGCCAAACGGCTTGGCCTGCCGGCCGAGTCCCTGGTGGGCTGCGATGTGCAACGGCTGGTGGATGAGGGGTATTTTGACCGCTCCGCCACCTTGGAGGTGCTAAAAAACCATTCGTCCATCACCTTCACCCAGAACATGCGCGACGGGGGGCAATGTCTGGTCACCGGTAATCCGGTTTTCAATGAAAAAGGCGAGCTGCGGTTAGTGGTGATAAACGACCGGGATCTGACCGCGATCAAAAAGCTTCAGGATGAGTTGGAGGAAAGCCGGGCCTACACCCAACACTACCGCTACGAACTGGTCCGCTCGCAGATCACCCGGGAGTTGGATTCTCAGCTGGTGGTGCGCAGCGCCCCCATGCGGCGGGTCCTGGAAACAGCCATGCGGGTAGCCCGCACTGAATCCAGCGTGCTAATCCAGGGCGAATCCGGGGTGGGCAAGGGGTTGGTAGCCAAGGTGATCCATGAGGCGTCCGCGCGGCGCAAGGAGCCCATGGTCCGGGTGGATTGCGGCGCCATCCCCCCCTCGCTAATCGAGGCCGAGCTCTTTGGTTATGAGGGGGGCGCTTTCACCGGGGCCTTGGATGCGGGTAAGCCCGGCTACTTTGAAATAGCACGGGGTGGGACCCTGTTTCTGGACGAAGTGGGGGAGCTGCCCCTGAATGTCCAGGCCAAACTGCTGCGTTTTTTGGATGATAAAGAGGTGGTGCGGGTGGGCTCCACCAAGCCCCTCATCGTGGACGTGCGCGTACTGGCCGCCACCCACCGCAACCTCCAGGAAATGGTGGCCGAGGGATCCTTCCGTAAAGACCTTTTTTTCCGCCTGAGCGTGGTGCCTCTTTCAATTCCTCCCCTGCGGGAAAGGGCGGACGACGTCCCTCCGCTGGTCACCTTTTTCTTGCGCCGTCTGGAAAAACAAAACGCCACCCCCAAAACCATGGCCCCGGCTGTGCTGGAACGCCTGCGGCACTACAGTTTCCCCGGCAATATACGTGAGCTGGCCAATCTGGTGGAGCAGTTGGTGGTTCTGAATCCGGACCCCGTGATCGAGCTGCATCATTTGCCCGAGGCCATCCGCGACTCTGAGTTCATCCCCACGGATTCCGGGCCGCTTGAGGACAACTTGAACCTGGCTCAGGCTGTGAAAAATGTTGAAATGCAGCTTATCAAAAGGGCCCTAAAGGTCTATGGCAGCCAGCGCAGGGCCGCCAAGCATCTGGGGGTCAGCCATGCGACCATAAGCCGTAAAATCTCTCAATTTAATATGATCGTTACAGAACGGTAA
- a CDS encoding CooT family nickel-binding protein, protein MCEADAYMVSNGQEDMIMPAVDLVKPEGEDQWHLVSIYGEQKTLRARLHSLPLGQHKLLFAPID, encoded by the coding sequence ATGTGTGAAGCGGACGCTTACATGGTGAGCAACGGCCAAGAGGACATGATCATGCCAGCCGTGGACTTGGTTAAGCCCGAGGGCGAGGACCAGTGGCATCTGGTGAGCATCTACGGCGAGCAAAAGACCCTGCGGGCTCGTTTGCATAGTTTGCCCCTGGGCCAGCATAAGCTGCTGTTCGCCCCGATTGACTGA
- a CDS encoding DUF3842 family protein, with the protein MVVAVVDGQGGGIGSAIIQVMRRRLGPDIEVWALGTNAVATAQMMRAGANKGATGEQAVIRGVARAQVILGPISIVLARSFMGEVTPATAAAVAGSFARKLLLPLTQENVEVVGVQKQPLPHHVEALMDKLQEVQANV; encoded by the coding sequence CGGTGGTGGACGGACAAGGTGGCGGAATCGGCAGCGCGATCATCCAGGTCATGCGCCGGCGCTTGGGCCCTGACATCGAAGTTTGGGCCCTGGGCACCAATGCCGTGGCCACTGCCCAGATGATGCGGGCGGGAGCCAACAAGGGCGCCACTGGCGAGCAGGCGGTCATTCGCGGCGTGGCCAGGGCCCAGGTGATCCTGGGGCCTATCAGCATCGTGCTGGCCCGCTCCTTCATGGGAGAGGTCACCCCAGCCACGGCCGCGGCGGTGGCCGGTTCGTTCGCCCGCAAGCTGCTGCTGCCTCTGACCCAGGAGAACGTGGAGGTGGTGGGAGTGCAAAAGCAGCCGCTGCCCCACCACGTTGAGGCATTGATGGATAAATTACAGGAGGTGCAGGCCAATGTGTGA